One stretch of Deltaproteobacteria bacterium DNA includes these proteins:
- a CDS encoding efflux RND transporter periplasmic adaptor subunit has protein sequence MKKRFFLFPLFLLFAALAVYLLVQNQKNTEENGLWVSGTIELTEVDCAFRISGVIEELRFDEGDSVNQGDLIARLDDRELQDRRKRAEASLKMAESRVSQLLVAIEHQKRTSQGVVAQAKAQLAAAQAHLKELLKGARPQEIEESRAEVSRARSQLEKARLEWERARRLFASQTISKQQWDTAKAAFETARARYKQAREKYKLVREGPRKETIEAARSRVAEARAALEVAEAAGLKVEELKRELETARAQVEVARADLDLAETLISETRLYAPISGVVLSKNMERGEIALPGSSVLTLGDLKKVWLRAYINETDLGRVKVGQAAEVYTDTYPGKVYGGRISFISSKAEFTPKQIQTQEERVKLVYRIKIDIDNPRMELKSGMPADARIAMTKGGNQVSEGDE, from the coding sequence ATGAAGAAGAGGTTCTTTCTCTTTCCGCTGTTTCTTTTGTTTGCCGCCCTAGCGGTATACCTCCTGGTTCAGAACCAGAAGAACACGGAAGAGAACGGCCTCTGGGTTTCGGGCACCATCGAGCTCACGGAGGTGGACTGCGCTTTCAGGATCTCGGGGGTGATCGAGGAACTGAGGTTCGATGAAGGGGACTCTGTGAACCAGGGGGACCTCATAGCCCGCCTCGACGACCGCGAACTCCAGGACCGCCGGAAAAGGGCCGAAGCCTCACTCAAGATGGCCGAAAGCCGCGTATCGCAACTGCTTGTGGCTATCGAGCACCAAAAGAGAACCAGCCAGGGGGTCGTGGCCCAGGCGAAGGCCCAGCTTGCAGCGGCCCAGGCCCACCTCAAGGAGCTTCTCAAGGGGGCTCGCCCTCAGGAGATTGAGGAGTCGAGGGCGGAGGTGAGTCGTGCTCGGAGTCAGTTGGAAAAGGCAAGACTCGAGTGGGAGCGAGCCAGGCGCCTCTTTGCCTCCCAGACCATCTCCAAGCAGCAGTGGGATACGGCCAAGGCAGCTTTTGAGACTGCCAGAGCGCGATACAAGCAGGCCAGAGAAAAGTACAAACTCGTCCGGGAAGGGCCCAGAAAAGAGACCATCGAGGCAGCCCGGAGCAGGGTTGCCGAGGCGAGGGCGGCACTGGAGGTGGCAGAAGCCGCGGGGCTCAAGGTCGAAGAATTGAAGAGAGAACTCGAGACTGCCAGGGCCCAGGTCGAAGTGGCCCGTGCCGATCTCGATCTGGCCGAGACCCTTATCAGCGAGACCAGGCTCTATGCTCCCATATCGGGTGTCGTCCTCTCCAAGAATATGGAAAGGGGCGAGATCGCCCTTCCAGGGTCCTCTGTCTTGACCCTGGGTGATCTGAAAAAGGTCTGGCTCAGGGCTTACATCAACGAGACCGATCTCGGACGGGTCAAGGTGGGACAGGCCGCAGAGGTTTACACAGACACCTATCCTGGCAAGGTCTATGGCGGGCGGATCTCCTTTATCTCGAGTAAGGCCGAGTTCACCCCCAAGCAGATCCAGACCCAGGAGGAGCGGGTCAAGCTTGTCTATCGGATCAAAATCGACATCGATAATCCCCGTATGGAGTTGAAGTCCGGAATGCCGGCCGATGCCAGAATCGCCATGACCAAGGGCGGGAATCAAGTGTCAGAGGGCGACGAGTAG
- a CDS encoding PaaI family thioesterase gives MPVLYAMFMKDSQECTVKLYLPSYETCFVCGKKNPNGLRLCFYIEDGRVTSEFSPREELCGFSGVLHGGIISSIIDETLWWSSAVGAERLVLTRNLRLTYLRPVVVGKSYRVEADPPQPEGRHYLCRGRIVERAGAVCVKGEGSYSPLRWGKNRYPPDLLAYVDESGNPLPEERFYRFPMPGHRGSGLSPV, from the coding sequence ATGCCTGTTCTGTACGCCATGTTCATGAAAGATAGCCAGGAGTGCACGGTGAAACTCTATCTCCCCTCTTATGAGACCTGTTTTGTCTGCGGAAAGAAGAACCCGAACGGCCTGAGGTTGTGCTTTTACATCGAGGACGGCCGTGTGACATCGGAGTTCAGCCCGAGGGAGGAGCTCTGTGGGTTTTCTGGGGTTCTCCATGGAGGCATCATCTCCTCGATCATCGATGAGACCCTCTGGTGGTCGTCTGCTGTTGGAGCAGAACGGCTTGTGCTGACCAGGAACCTGAGGCTGACCTACCTCAGGCCCGTTGTTGTCGGGAAGAGTTATCGCGTGGAGGCAGATCCTCCTCAGCCCGAGGGGCGGCATTACCTGTGCCGGGGACGGATCGTGGAGAGAGCCGGAGCCGTTTGTGTGAAGGGAGAAGGGTCCTATTCCCCCCTGAGGTGGGGAAAGAACCGGTATCCCCCCGACCTTCTCGCCTACGTCGACGAGTCGGGAAATCCATTGCCCGAAGAGAGATTCTATCGGTTTCCAATGCCCGGACATCGAGGATCCGGACTCTCCCCTGTTTGA